A genomic region of Methanomassiliicoccales archaeon contains the following coding sequences:
- the hisH gene encoding imidazole glycerol phosphate synthase subunit HisH, with product MPVRVAIADYGVGNLHSIRKALENCGASPYVVDDMRELLKADCIVLPGVGAFDKAMEKLRPIRDRLVEKLDDAVPCLGICIGAQILFQGSEEGKMPGLGFYAGQVTRLRAERVPHMGWNSVECEDQIFEGIDSPYFYFAHSYNGRPEEDVVIGTTDYYGRFPSVFLKGNAYGTQFHPEKSSDSGMRFLRNFVRFAEDCL from the coding sequence ATGCCAGTGAGGGTGGCCATCGCCGACTACGGGGTGGGGAACCTGCACTCCATCCGCAAGGCGTTGGAGAACTGCGGCGCCTCGCCCTACGTGGTCGATGATATGCGCGAGTTGTTGAAGGCGGACTGCATCGTTCTGCCGGGCGTAGGCGCTTTCGACAAGGCCATGGAGAAGCTCCGTCCCATCCGCGACCGGCTGGTGGAGAAACTGGATGATGCTGTCCCTTGCCTAGGGATCTGCATCGGGGCGCAGATACTGTTCCAGGGGAGCGAGGAGGGCAAGATGCCCGGCCTCGGGTTCTATGCTGGCCAGGTGACCAGGCTAAGGGCGGAGAGGGTCCCGCACATGGGCTGGAACTCGGTGGAATGCGAGGACCAGATCTTCGAGGGCATCGACTCACCCTACTTCTATTTCGCCCATTCATATAACGGAAGACCGGAGGAGGATGTGGTCATCGGAACGACCGACTACTACGGCAGATTCCCTAGCGTGTTCCTCAAGGGCAACGCATACGGCACGCAATTCCACCCTGAGAAATCGTCCGATTCGGGGATGAGGTTCCTACGCAACTTCGTGCGCTTCGCGGAGGACTGCCTATGA
- the hisC gene encoding histidinol-phosphate transaminase, giving the protein MKKEWQRSTIRDIPLYYNPQVSGIRMDTSTNSLGANPAVKEALRECADMDLNQYPSPYSDGLREALADLYRLDPDNFVVGNGSDEALDIIFKSFMEPGETVVMPYPSYSLHGYFVKVNCGCVSMVDLTDDFQLDVDAICRAKGKIVILCTPNNPTSNLFRRKDVERILEEREGPVVVDEAYGEFSGESFIPDVERFDNLVVTRTFSKAYALAGMRIGYAVAGKDLANVMQRVKIPYSLNRVSERVAIRALQHQEFVRESVRVVNQGRKQLQSGLKKLGLKAFPSEANFILFKSPIRSSSLVEKLAEKGVMIRDFGSKRRLEDCVRTTIGTKEMNVQLLVKLKEVLGECQ; this is encoded by the coding sequence ATGAAGAAAGAATGGCAGAGGAGCACCATCCGGGACATCCCGCTGTACTACAACCCCCAGGTCTCGGGCATCCGCATGGACACCTCCACCAATTCCCTGGGCGCGAATCCAGCGGTCAAGGAGGCCCTCCGGGAATGCGCGGACATGGACCTGAACCAATACCCTTCGCCCTACTCGGACGGATTGAGAGAGGCGCTGGCCGATCTCTATCGCCTTGATCCGGACAACTTCGTGGTCGGCAACGGTTCCGACGAAGCCCTGGACATCATCTTCAAATCGTTCATGGAGCCGGGCGAGACGGTCGTCATGCCCTATCCCTCGTACTCGCTGCACGGCTACTTCGTCAAGGTCAACTGCGGCTGCGTGTCCATGGTGGACCTGACCGATGATTTCCAATTGGACGTGGACGCCATATGCCGGGCGAAGGGCAAGATCGTGATCCTATGCACTCCGAACAACCCTACCTCCAACCTGTTCCGGCGCAAGGACGTGGAGCGGATACTCGAGGAACGGGAAGGACCGGTGGTGGTTGATGAGGCCTACGGGGAGTTCTCTGGCGAATCGTTCATTCCTGACGTGGAGAGATTCGACAACCTCGTCGTCACCAGGACATTCTCCAAGGCCTATGCCCTGGCAGGCATGAGGATCGGCTATGCGGTGGCAGGCAAGGATCTGGCGAACGTCATGCAGCGGGTGAAGATACCCTATTCGCTCAACCGCGTCTCGGAGCGGGTGGCGATAAGAGCGCTCCAGCACCAGGAGTTCGTGCGGGAGAGCGTTCGCGTCGTGAACCAAGGACGCAAGCAGCTCCAGTCGGGGCTGAAGAAGCTCGGACTGAAGGCATTTCCGTCGGAGGCGAACTTCATCCTGTTCAAGAGCCCCATCCGATCCTCGTCGCTGGTGGAGAAGCTCGCTGAGAAAGGGGTCATGATACGGGACTTCGGCAGCAAGCGTCGGCTGGAGGATTGCGTGCGCACCACCATCGGCACCAAGGAGATGAACGTTCAGCTCCTGGTCAAGCTCAAAGAGGTGCTCGGCGAATGCCAGTGA
- the hisG gene encoding ATP phosphoribosyltransferase, translating to MTLRLAVPNKGRLSESSVQLLKQAGLEIEDSDERKLFAAVKKRDFAVMFVRAQDIVNFVSMGAVDVGITGKDLVLEAGLDVKTLHDLNFGHCRLSVAAPESSGIVTVDDVKDGSVVATSFPNVTRKFFAKAGKRIKITTISGAAEVTPHLGVADLIVDLVSSGSTLKVNHLKEIAIIAKSNAVMITNEKAFKKKKDEIEELVAAIESVENAANKRYLMADVPVKSLEAVRKHFPGIAGPTIMNIMGRDDVVAIHVVIEKDSAYDAIAKLKRLGASGILIVPIDRMVP from the coding sequence GTGACATTGCGATTGGCCGTGCCGAACAAGGGAAGGCTGAGCGAGAGCTCGGTCCAGCTGCTGAAACAGGCCGGCCTCGAGATCGAGGACTCGGACGAACGCAAGTTGTTCGCGGCTGTGAAGAAGCGGGACTTCGCGGTCATGTTCGTCCGGGCCCAGGACATCGTCAACTTCGTCTCCATGGGCGCGGTGGACGTGGGTATCACCGGCAAGGACCTGGTGCTCGAGGCTGGATTGGACGTCAAAACTCTCCACGACCTCAACTTCGGGCATTGCCGCTTGTCGGTGGCGGCGCCGGAAAGCTCGGGCATCGTCACCGTGGATGACGTGAAGGATGGCTCAGTGGTAGCGACCTCGTTCCCCAACGTCACGCGCAAGTTCTTCGCCAAGGCAGGAAAGAGAATCAAGATCACCACCATTTCCGGAGCGGCGGAGGTCACGCCGCACCTAGGGGTGGCGGACCTCATCGTCGACCTGGTTTCCTCCGGTTCCACCTTGAAGGTCAATCACCTCAAGGAGATCGCCATCATCGCCAAGTCCAACGCGGTCATGATCACCAATGAGAAGGCGTTCAAGAAGAAGAAGGACGAAATAGAGGAGCTGGTGGCCGCCATCGAAAGCGTGGAGAACGCGGCCAACAAACGCTACCTCATGGCCGATGTGCCGGTCAAGTCCCTGGAAGCGGTGCGCAAGCACTTTCCTGGCATTGCCGGGCCGACGATTATGAACATCATGGGTCGGGATGATGTGGTCGCCATCCACGTGGTCATCGAGAAAGACAGTGCCTATGACGCCATAGCCAAATTGAAGCGCCTGGGTGCGAGCGGCATATTGATCGTCCCCATCGACAGAATGGTTCCCTAG
- a CDS encoding aquaporin has protein sequence MLPTLGRRALAEFLGTMTLIIAAIGSCILPVQVFHVEAGLAVLMNAMAVAFVLFAVIEAFGPVSGAHFNPAVTVAMVVSEKMRKKDAAVYIGAQFSGGFVGLLLTHLMYYDTVQQLLVVSENTKGPFVVITEALAAFLLLAVIYGCVRGRSKMTSLSVGLLVGGLLITTSSTMFANPVVTFCRMFTYAFCGIAPSSGVLFMIAEFSGALVAVAAMSYLYPKKLVEKCNPYDCPPRPVELT, from the coding sequence ATGTTGCCAACACTTGGGAGAAGGGCATTGGCGGAGTTCCTGGGAACGATGACATTGATAATCGCCGCCATAGGCTCGTGCATCCTTCCGGTGCAGGTCTTCCATGTTGAGGCCGGATTGGCGGTCCTCATGAACGCGATGGCGGTGGCATTCGTTCTGTTCGCTGTCATAGAGGCTTTCGGGCCGGTGTCCGGTGCGCATTTCAATCCCGCGGTCACCGTCGCCATGGTGGTGTCCGAGAAGATGAGAAAGAAGGATGCGGCGGTTTACATCGGAGCGCAGTTCTCAGGCGGGTTCGTAGGGCTGCTGCTCACCCACTTGATGTACTACGATACCGTGCAACAACTCCTGGTGGTATCGGAGAACACCAAGGGGCCGTTCGTGGTCATAACGGAAGCGTTGGCTGCATTCCTGCTTCTTGCTGTGATCTACGGCTGCGTCAGGGGAAGGTCAAAAATGACGAGCCTTTCTGTGGGCCTGCTGGTCGGAGGACTCCTGATCACCACCTCGAGCACCATGTTCGCGAACCCGGTGGTGACGTTCTGTCGGATGTTCACCTACGCTTTCTGCGGGATCGCGCCGTCGAGCGGGGTACTCTTCATGATCGCCGAATTCTCTGGTGCACTGGTCGCCGTGGCGGCTATGTCGTATCTCTATCCAAAGAAACTTGTGGAGAAATGCAATCCGTATGACTGCCCGCCAAGGCCTGTGGAGCTTACCTGA
- a CDS encoding UPF0280 family protein, protein MDDPEPIVRRHFEYRETAVTILAQERFMSLADNSIFDTREVIERFIAFNPLFQDALEPYQEPDDAHPIIKHMCDAARKANVGPMATVAGVVAEEAVKAMMQAGARQTVVDNGGDIAMLLSEPIDVGIFTLNSRFAGLGLHCIPSPNIQGICTSSKTVGPSISFGMADAATVVSKDVALADACATRLGNLITSDDEETVRKALDEIMNIEGVEGALVIVGERMAFKGSVPKLVRIGNSKESVARREFG, encoded by the coding sequence TTGGACGATCCCGAACCGATCGTAAGGAGGCATTTCGAGTATCGGGAGACGGCGGTCACCATCCTCGCTCAGGAGCGGTTCATGAGTCTCGCGGACAATTCCATCTTCGATACCAGGGAGGTCATCGAGCGCTTCATCGCCTTCAACCCCCTGTTCCAGGACGCGCTCGAACCTTACCAGGAGCCAGATGACGCGCACCCCATCATCAAGCACATGTGCGACGCGGCCCGGAAGGCGAACGTCGGACCGATGGCCACGGTCGCCGGAGTGGTGGCCGAGGAGGCCGTCAAGGCCATGATGCAGGCGGGCGCAAGACAGACGGTTGTGGACAACGGAGGCGACATCGCCATGTTACTTTCCGAGCCGATCGACGTGGGCATCTTCACCCTCAACTCCCGATTCGCGGGATTGGGACTGCACTGCATTCCCTCGCCGAATATCCAAGGCATCTGCACTTCCTCGAAAACGGTCGGACCATCGATCTCGTTCGGCATGGCCGATGCGGCCACGGTCGTGTCCAAGGATGTGGCCCTGGCGGATGCATGCGCCACGCGGCTCGGGAACCTGATAACCTCCGACGATGAGGAGACGGTGCGCAAGGCGCTGGATGAGATCATGAACATCGAAGGTGTGGAAGGAGCGTTGGTCATCGTGGGGGAGAGGATGGCCTTCAAAGGGTCCGTTCCCAAACTAGTGAGGATCGGAAACTCAAAGGAATCGGTGGCTAGGCGGGAATTCGGTTGA
- a CDS encoding 4Fe-4S binding protein yields the protein MPVKKFLITFTPDLVSEPITFRLVKDFDLVINILRAEIDEMGGRLMLALEGSGPQIQRAVKYLEEAGVQVQELKEFIRKDDVRCTNCGMCISICPVSAYQVDKATWKVVFLNEKCIACGMCIDACPPGAIKLRAQS from the coding sequence ATGCCGGTGAAGAAGTTCCTGATAACCTTCACCCCTGATCTGGTGAGCGAGCCGATCACCTTCCGTCTGGTGAAGGACTTCGACCTGGTGATCAACATCCTTCGGGCGGAGATCGATGAGATGGGCGGCCGCCTCATGCTGGCGCTGGAAGGCAGCGGGCCGCAGATCCAGAGAGCGGTCAAGTATCTCGAGGAAGCTGGCGTCCAGGTGCAAGAGCTCAAGGAGTTCATCCGCAAAGACGATGTTCGGTGCACCAACTGCGGCATGTGCATTTCCATCTGCCCAGTGTCCGCCTACCAGGTGGACAAGGCCACTTGGAAGGTGGTCTTCCTCAACGAGAAGTGCATCGCATGCGGCATGTGCATCGATGCCTGTCCACCGGGGGCCATCAAGCTCCGTGCTCAATCGTGA
- a CDS encoding homocysteine biosynthesis protein, which translates to MKRSYEEINDKIRKGDAVVLTAEEIIEVVEREGVEKATKEVDVVTTGTFGAMCSSGAFLNFGHSEPPMKMIKVWLNGVPAYGGLAAVDAYLGASEPREDGSIDYGGAHVIEDLIAGKGVHLRASSYGTDCYPRREIDTWISLKTINQAYMYNPRNAYQNYGVATNSSERTLYTYMGKLLPRYGNATYSSAGQLSPLLNDPKLRTIGIGTRIFLGGAQGYVAWEGTQFKTNAEMSHGVPTGSSRTLAVIGDLKQMSSEFVRALTFHKYGVSLGVGIGVPIPILDEEVMKGVCIRDDQIFAPVLDYSVQSRNKKAIRQVSYAELRSGHIDINGKGVRTSSISSYQKAKLIAETLKKEIIKGEFCLTEKVASLPEERAQLQLDLHAKEEVE; encoded by the coding sequence ATGAAGCGCAGCTATGAGGAGATAAACGATAAGATCAGGAAGGGCGACGCGGTGGTCCTGACGGCGGAGGAGATCATCGAGGTCGTCGAGCGCGAGGGCGTGGAGAAGGCCACGAAAGAGGTGGACGTGGTCACGACCGGGACCTTCGGAGCCATGTGTTCCTCGGGAGCTTTCCTCAATTTCGGACATTCCGAACCGCCAATGAAGATGATCAAGGTCTGGCTGAATGGCGTTCCCGCGTACGGAGGACTGGCGGCGGTGGACGCCTACCTCGGCGCCTCGGAGCCAAGAGAGGATGGCAGCATCGATTATGGCGGCGCCCACGTGATCGAGGACCTCATCGCCGGGAAGGGCGTGCATCTGCGCGCCTCGTCCTATGGCACGGACTGCTATCCTCGGCGGGAGATCGATACCTGGATCTCGCTCAAGACCATCAACCAAGCTTACATGTACAATCCCCGCAACGCCTACCAGAACTATGGCGTGGCGACCAACTCCTCCGAGAGGACGCTGTACACCTACATGGGCAAGTTGCTGCCCCGCTACGGCAACGCCACCTACTCGTCGGCAGGCCAGCTCTCTCCGCTCCTGAACGACCCCAAGCTGCGCACCATCGGCATCGGCACCAGGATCTTCCTGGGCGGTGCCCAGGGCTATGTCGCCTGGGAAGGCACGCAGTTCAAGACGAATGCGGAGATGAGCCATGGGGTCCCTACCGGTTCGTCGCGCACCCTGGCGGTCATAGGCGATCTGAAGCAGATGTCCAGCGAGTTCGTGAGAGCCCTGACGTTCCACAAGTACGGGGTCTCGTTGGGCGTCGGCATCGGCGTGCCCATCCCCATCCTCGATGAGGAGGTGATGAAGGGAGTGTGCATTCGGGACGATCAGATATTCGCGCCCGTGCTGGACTATTCGGTCCAGTCCAGGAACAAGAAGGCCATCCGACAGGTCAGCTACGCCGAGCTCCGTTCCGGGCACATCGATATCAACGGAAAAGGAGTTAGGACCTCCTCCATCTCATCCTACCAGAAGGCGAAGCTCATCGCCGAGACGCTTAAGAAGGAGATCATCAAGGGCGAGTTCTGTTTGACGGAGAAGGTCGCCAGTCTTCCAGAGGAGCGAGCGCAGCTTCAGCTCGACCTACATGCCAAAGAGGAGGTGGAGTGA